In Peromyscus leucopus breed LL Stock chromosome 11, UCI_PerLeu_2.1, whole genome shotgun sequence, a genomic segment contains:
- the LOC114685531 gene encoding zinc finger protein 58-like isoform X8, producing the protein MWHCDITGSHPGNPNQAFCRHTCFFFKVWLEFCPTLHSCCVSDMEEMLSFWDVAIEFSAEERECLEPAQWNLYRDVMLENYSNLVFLGLAVSKPHLVTLLEQRQDSSDVKRQAAANVQPGTTLNDYNDYRKGIDYNLLRIQSQRIHTREKPYQCKECGKGLSSYKTLSIHQRLHTGEKFYTCKECHKTFNTGSALFIHQKNHTDEKTHKCEECGKLFYYPSMLKQHQRIHSGEKPYKCEECGKAFYESSMLKQHQRIHSGEKPYNCMECDKSFNNPSVLKEHQKIHSGKKPYKCDECGKSFYKPSVLKRHQRIHSGEKPFKCEECGKSFYTPSVLKQHQRIHSRKKPCLCEECGSLFSSFSSLTQHQTVHYKDNPYKCAECGIRFSHSAILQKHSKIHEERPYKCEECHKTFLYHSSLKNHMVVHTRQKLYKCEECGKYFSSASCLRRHQIIHSEDNPYKCEECGRCFSSDACFRAHQTVHSEDNPYTCVQCGKRYSCSRDLQEHQTLHTGQILYKCEECGKEFHYLSGFRRHKAIHTGEKLYKCEECHKSFRYLSSLRNHMGVHTGEKPYKCEECNKTFCYLSYLRKHKRVHSEEKPYKCEECHKAFFYLSSLRKHKRVHSEEKPYKCEECHKAFHYISSLMRHKTVHTGENP; encoded by the exons GAAATGTTGTCCTTCTGGGATGTGGCCATTGAGTtctctgcagaagagagggaatgCCTGGAGCCTGCTCAGTGGAATTTGTACAgggatgtgatgttggagaattacagcaACCTTGTGTTCCTTG GTCTTGCTGTGTCTAAGCCACACCTGGTGACACTTTTGGAGCAAAGACAAGACTCTTCAGATGTGAAGAGACAAGCAGCAGCCAACGTGCAGCCAG GAACAACATTGAATGATTATAATGATTACAGGAAGGGTATTGACTATAACTTATTACGTATTCAAAGCCAGAGAATTCATACAAGGGAGAAACCCTACCAGTGTAAAGAATGTGGTAAGGGCCTTAGTTCTTATAAAACACTTTCCATACACCAGAgacttcatactggagaaaaattcTACACATGTAAAGAATGTCATAAGACCTTCAATACTGGCTCTGCACTTTTTATACACCAGAAAAATCATACTGATGAAAAAACccacaagtgtgaagaatgtggcaaattattttattatccttCAATGCTGaagcaacatcaaagaattcattctggagagaaaccttacaagtgtgaagaatgtggcaaagctTTTTATGAATCTTCAATGCTGaagcaacatcaaagaattcattctggagagaaaccctacaattgtatggaatgtgacaaatcctttaacAATCCTTCAGTGCTGAAGGAACATCAAAAAATTCATTCTGGaaagaaaccctacaagtgtgacGAATGTGGCAAATCCTTTTATAAACCTTCAGTGCTGAAGagacatcaaagaattcattctggagagaaaccattcAAATGTGAAGAATGTGGTAAATCCTTTTACACTCCTTCAGTGCTGaagcaacatcaaagaattcattctaGAAAGAAACCATGCCTGTGTGAAGAGTGTGgcagtttattttcttcattctcatcCCTTACTCAACATCAAACAGTTCACTACAAAGACAATCCCTACAAGTGTGCAGAGTGTGGCATAAGGTTTTCCCATTCTGCAATCCTTCAGAAACATAGTAAAATTCATGAAGAGAGAccatacaagtgtgaagaatgtcacaAAACCTTTCTTTATCACTCATCACTTAAGaaccacatggtagttcataCTAGACAGAAACTTTACAAATGTGAAGAGTGTGGCAAATATTTTTCCTCAGCTTCATGCCTGAGACGACATCAAATAATTCACTCTGAAGACAACCCTTACaagtgtgaagagtgtggcaGATGTTTTTCCTCAGATGCATGTTTTAGAGCACATCAAACTGTCCATTCTGAAGACAATCCTTATACCTGTGTACAATGTGGCAAACGATATTCCTGTTCTAGGGATCTTCAGGAACATCAAACACTTCATACTGGACAGATAttgtacaagtgtgaagaatgtggcaaagaATTTCATTATCTCTCAGGCTTTAGAAGACACAAGgcaattcatactggagagaaactttacaagtgtgaagaatgtcacaAATCTTTTCGTTATCTCTCATCCCTTAGGAATCACATGggagttcatactggagagaaaccatacaaaTGTGAAGAATGTAACAAAACCTTTTGTTATCTCTCATACCTTAGGAAACACAAGAGAGTTCATAGTgaagagaaaccctacaagtgtgaagaatgtcacaAGGCCTTTTTTTATCTCTCATCCCTTAGGAAACACAAGAGAGTTCATAGTgaagagaaaccctacaagtgtgaagaatgtcacaAAGCCTTTCATTATATCTCATCCCTTATGAGACACAAGacagttcatactggagagaatcCCTAA